From Kaistella polysaccharea:
CGATGGTTTGCGCCATCTTTATCCCGAAGAAACAATTTATACTTTTTACGATTATTTCAGAAAAGCCTACGAAAGGAATGCCGGAATGCGGATCGATCATTTTCTGCTTTCTCCTGATATTTTACCTCATTTAAAAAATGGTGGAGTAGATAAGGAAGTTCGCGGCTGGGAAAAATCAAGTGATCATGTTCCGACGTGGATTGAGTTGGAGAACATTTAGTTCCTGATCTTTCACATAAAACCAAAAAAAATCTCTTTTTTAAAAGAGATTTTATATTTTCAAAAATTGAAGTTTGGTGTTTTTTCTGAAATCTTCTAAATGGTTGGTTTTTCTGTTTTCAAAATTTTCATGACGATAAGTTCTTCTTTGGTCAGTCCAGATTTTCCGTCATCAACTTCAAGGTCATCCAATTCTTCAAGGTATTTAGTGATGGAATTGTTTTCATATAAATTAATCATGAGCGGATGAATATAGTATTTTCTACACACCGTACTCGTATTTCCCAGTTCACAAGCCACGAGTTCTATCGCTTGTTTTATTTTAGATTTCTGAGTTAATTTTTCTTCAGGATCGGTGGCAGCGTCAATTTCTCTAAAGGCAATTAATGCATTTACGGTTCCAGACCATGTTCGGAAATCTTTTGCTGTAAAATCTTCACCACTAATTTCTTTTATGTATTCGTTTACCATTCCGCTTTCTATAGCATGGCGCTTCCCATCTTCATCGTAATATTGAAATAATTCCTTACCAGGAATGTCGCGACAGTTTTTAACCGCCTTTGCAAGTTTTCGATTTTTGAGGTCGATATCATGGTAAATTCCTTTTTTACCTTTGAAAGAAAATTTAATTTTCTGTCCCGTAATATCAACATGTTTGTCCTTCAAAGTCGTCAGGCCAAATGATCCATAAAGTTTTTCATATATATTATTTCCAATCCGAATATTGGTGCGTTCCATCAAACTGACAACCAGCGCCAAAACTTTCTTCTTATCTAGATTTCTACGAGATAAATCCTTTTCCAGTTGCAGGCGAATAACAGGTAATGTTTCCCCGAATTGCAGCATTCGGTAAAATTTTGTATGATTTCTCAAAGCATTCCAAACGGGATGATAGCGGTATTGTTTCCGTCTTTTCGCATCAATTCCCGTAGCTTGTAAATGGCCGTTTTGTAAGGCACAAATCCACACGTCTTCCCAGGCAGGAGGAATTGCAAGCTTTTTAATTCGCTGCAATTCTTCCTTGTCTTTAATGCGTTCATCTCCCAGAAAATAAAAAAAATTCTTTCCTCTTTTCTTGCGCAAAATACCGTCAATTTCACTATCATTTGTATAAACCAGTTTTACTGCTTTTGCAGATTTTACTGGGTCCTTCATGATTTTAATAATTTTTGCCGGACTTATTTTCGCGATGAGATCTACGCTGGGAATATCTGTGTTCATTTGCTAATTTTTACCCCGGGTAAATAACCAGATAATTACGGCGATAACTGCACCTATTAAAAAGAATGCCCACCACATACCGGCTTTAAAAATGGTACCAATGGCATCACATCCAGTTAATGTAAATAGTGCAAAAATAGCTAATGTTAGAAAGGTGAACTTTTTCATAATGTTAAAATTTTAATGTTTATAATGTTTTAAATTAAACTCTCTGGTGATCGGGACGCCAGTTGGTTATTGATTTTTTGATCTCATCTCCGCTTATATTTTCGGTAAGTGCCTTTTCTAAAAGAATAGAAAATTCATCATCATATGCGAATCGAAGTGCTGCGATCTGACCGAAAGAAAGTTTGTTTTCGACATCATCAGATCTTTTTCCAAAGATTTCAAAATACCTCTGTTTAAATTCAAGGCGTATAATTCGATCCTGATTTCCCAACGCGTAGTGCTGCCTAAGCATTAATGTTAAATAAATAAAAAGAAAAATAATAACTGAAAATAAGGTCCAGATTAACTCGTTGGATTCATCAGTTAAGATCTTACGAATACCTAAAATAAATAAAAATCCGAGAATGGGCAGAAAGATAAAATGGTGCGGTGGATAGAATTTTCGATGGTTTTTGTAGTTTTGATTTTGCATTTTTTAAGCACATCAAATTATTAACCATACTGCATTACTTCGCTGAAAAAAAGTAATATTTGAATGTCTTTTAGAACTATTATTTTAAATTAAGCCGAATTATTAGTTTAAATTTGAGCTGGTATTCATCAAAACTAAATAAAAAAACCGTTACTGATTGTTAGATAAATACCTAATTATCAGTAACGGTTTATATTTTTTCTTCCTAAAAATACGTCCTAATCAAAGCCACCATTACGAGTGGGTTCTTTAACTTCCGGCCATTTCATGGGTTCACCATTTCGGTCAAGTGGAAGTTTTATTTTTTCAGCCGATGCTTTTTCTGGATCTTCACTTGCCATATAAGTTAAGATGGCGATTGTTGCCACATTGCTTTTTACATCATCAAATACTATTTTGTCATAAGTATCTCGATTCGTGTGCCACGTATAATTGCCATAACTCCAGCTGAGAGAACTCATACTAAAAGCTGGAACACCTGCTGAAACAAAAGAAGAATGGTCAGATCCTCCGCCGCTAGGAAAGCCTGGATAAGAAGTCTCTATATCTTTAGTAAGTTCTTTTGGAACAGCGCGTAGCCATCTTCCCATATAATCATAGGAATTTAAAAAACCTTGGCCGCTGATATTTGCAATTCTTCCCGTTCCATTGTCCTGATTAAAAACAGCTTGCACATTTGGCATTTGATCTTTGTGCGCCGAAACGTAGGCACGCGATCCATTCAACCCCTGTTCTTCACTTCCCCAAAGTCCTACGATAATTGTTCGCTTCGGATTTGGATAATATTTTTTCAAAATTCGGGCTACTTCCATCATTGTAATGGTTCCTGTACCGTTGTCTGTAGCGCCAGTTCCACCGTCCCAAGAATCCAAATGGGCTGAAAGAATCACATATTCATTCGGTTTTTCGGAACCTTTGATTTCAGCTACGGTATTGAAAGTAGGAGCAGAACCTTTATCTTTTGATTGTGCATTCACTTTTAATTTTGGCGTTGTAGCGTGCTGAATCATTCTGTATAACTGACCGTACGCTTCCAGAGAAACATCAAAAACGGGGATCTTTTTTGTGCCGGCAGCAAAAATTTTATTCACTCCAAATCCACGGGACCAATAAGACGACAGAATTCCCGCAGCACCAGCATTTTCTAATTTCGCATTTAAAGTTCGGGAAGTTTCTCCAGTGGTAGCGATTGATTTTCTCCACTCTTCAGCAGCCTCTGCAGATTCCTTTTTCATTTTTTCAAATGATTCCGGCGTGGCATATTCTTTCCAGTTATAATCGGGTCTACCGCTGGGTTGATATTGGGAAACCATGACCAATTTACCTTTCACTTTCGGTAACCATTGGTTGAATTCTTCTTTATTTTTAAAAATAGGCAGCATCACTACATCTGCAGTAAGGCCTTTGGTTGATGTGGCAGGACTAAATGCCAACTGCATTCCTTCAATTGATTGTACATAAGGATAAACCATTTCAATCGTCGATGTTCCTCTTTCCCAGGATTTCCAATCGCCCCATTTTTCGTTTTTCGCCGCAATTCCCCAGTTTTCAAAACGTTTCACCGCCCATTCATGCGCCTGCTGCATTTTTGGACTGCCGACTAATCGGGGACCAATCCCATCCATCAGTTCATACGCCAGCGTTTCCAGCTGTGAATTTTTGTACGTTTCATCCATGATGGATTGTACCATTTGGTCTTTGGTCTGCGCGTTTAAGCTGATTGCAAAAACGGTTGAAACCATCAATAACTTAGCATAATTCTTCATTGAAAATAAATTTCGGATGAAGATAATAAAATTTCAATGATAATAGTGCCTGACAGCGCGGAAAAGAAAAAGAGCCTTCCATCGTGATAAATCATAAATATTTTATATTTTTATAAAAAATACAGAATTATGAACTTAATTATCAGATTACTCGTAACCGCAATCGTCGCGTTTCTTCTTACCAAAGTTTTAACCGGAGTCCATATCGACGGATTTTCTACAGCGTTAATTTTTGCCCTTATTTTAGGACTTTTGAATTTAATTGTAACTCCAATTCTGAAGATTTTAGGGTTGCCGTTAACGATTCTTACGCTCGGTCTTTTTTCATTGGTCATTAATGCATTGGTTGTTTTATTGGCGGCAAAATTTGTTTCAGGAATGTCGATTGACGGTTTTGGCTGGGCATTTATTTTCAGTATTGCACTTTCATTGATAACTTCTTTGCTTAGCAGTATTATTTCTCCGGGGAAATAATTATGTAATTCAGTAAATTTCAAATCATTAATTAGTATACTTATGGCGTTTTTAGGCTGTCCAAGATTTTGTAGAAGTGCAGTTTTTAGCGCTGTCTTTTTAATGTTGAGCAGTTTACTATTTGCGCAGGAATTATACATTCCTAGGAATATTGTTGAAGCCTATAATAATAAAACACGCTCCCTGGATGGAAAGCCTGGTGCAAATTACTGGCAGAATGGTGGAGATTATTCCATTAACTTTCATATTGATACTAATAAAAAAATCGTTTCTGGAAATGAGACGATCCAGTATCGAAATAACGCTCCGGATGTCTTAAAAACAATGGTTCTGAGATTTGTAAATAATGTTCATAAACCAACTTCCCCACGTGCTGCAAAAGTTTCTCCGGAGTTTTTAAGTGAAGGTTTACTGATAAAATCACTTTCTATAAATGGCGATAAATACGACATCAATTCTAAATTTTGGGAGACCTTTTATGAATTGAAATTAAAGAATCCGCTTCTGGCCAAATCAACCAATATTATAAAAATAGAGTGGGAGTTTCCTTTATCAAAAGAAAGTGGAAGAGAAGGCCAAATTGATGATAAGACCTTTTTCTGTGCTTACGCATATCCGCGAATTTCGGTCTATGACGATTATAACGGCTGGGACAAATTACCACATAACGGACGGCAGGAATTTTATAATGATTTTAATAATTACGAGGTATCCATCACGGCTCCGAAAAATTTCATTGTTTACGCAACGGGTATTTTTCAAAATCCTGAAGAAGTTTTGCAACCTAAAATTCTGGAAAAGTTTAAATTTTCGCTGACTTCAGACCAAGTCGTTCATGTCGCCACGAAAGACGAAGTCAATAACAATAAAGTCACGCAACAAAAACCTTTCAATACCTGGAAGTTTACAGCACAAAATATAAGCGATTTTACATTTGGTCTTAGTTCATCCTATAGTTGGGATGCGTCAAGCATACTTTTACCAACAAAAAGAGTCAGCACTCAGGCAGCTTATAATGCTGGAACTGCGGATTTTGAAAAATATGTAGAATGGGAAAATTACAGCATTCACTGGTTTTCCACACACTGGCCTGGAATTGAATATCCCTTCCCAACCATGACGGCGTTTCAAGGGTACGCAGATATGGAATACGCCATGATGGTGAACGATACGGCAATACCCGATAATTTTGCAGATTCCCGACAAACCGTAGATCACGAAATCGCACACACTTATTTCCCTTTTATGATGGGAACCAACGAAACGCGGTACGCCTTTATGGATGAAGGTTGGGTCACTGCCTTCGAATATTTGATTGGCGAAGCTGAAAATGGGAAAGCTTTTAATGATAAAATGTTTACCGATTTTCGTGTAAAAAGATATACCAGTGACACTTCGGCAGAAGAGGATCAACCTATAATTTCCATGAGCAGTCAATTGTCTGGAATGGGTTATGGCAGCAATGCGTACATTAAACCAGCGCTCGCTTATTTGGCTCTGAAAGATTTGCTTGGTGATGAAGTTTTTAAAAAATCGCTTCATTATTATATGAATTCTTGGAAAGGAAAACATCCAACGCCTTGGGATTTTTTCTACAGCATGAATTTTGGTAGTGGTCAAAATTTAAATTGGTTCTGGAACAACTGGTTTTTCAGTAATCATTATCTGGATTTAAAAATATCTTCCGCTGAAATATCAGATGATGATATCAATTTATCTCTTCAAAATGTTGGTGGATTTGCAATACCTTCGGATCTTAAGATTACGTATGAAGATGGTAGTTTTGATACCAAGCATTTGTCGCCTGAAATCTGGAAAAATGGGCCATTCTATCAGACAAAATTTGAAATCAGCACGAAAGTAAAATCGATAAAAATCGATGGTGGAATTTTCATGGATTACACGCCGGCCGATAATGTAATAAATTATTAAAACCTTACAAATGCAGGAATTTAAAACAGCAAAAATGGACGGCAAAACAAAAACCATCACCATTATTTTGATTATTTTTTTGATTTTCTTTCCAATAAGTTCTTTTTTCTTTCAACCACCTAAACCTACCATTTCCATCCTCAGTATCATCATCATGTACGGCGGAATCATTGTTGCTTATGGCTTTATTCCGAAAAGAATTGCACTTTCTGAAGACCAGATTTTAATAAAAAATTTATACGGCTCTATTCTTATCGACATTAATAATGTTACAGAAGTCCAGGCTTTTCGCAACCGCAGTTTAAATTTTCGGACTTTCGGCGTTGGAGGATTATTTGGCTATTTTGGTTTATTTAATGGTACCGATACCTGGTATGTGACGAATACGCAAAAACAAGTGAAGATCACGCTTAATAAAGGCAAAAATTACATGATCAGTCCCGAAAATCCCGATGAATTTATAAGTTC
This genomic window contains:
- a CDS encoding phage holin family protein encodes the protein MNLIIRLLVTAIVAFLLTKVLTGVHIDGFSTALIFALILGLLNLIVTPILKILGLPLTILTLGLFSLVINALVVLLAAKFVSGMSIDGFGWAFIFSIALSLITSLLSSIISPGK
- a CDS encoding DNA topoisomerase IB; translated protein: MNTDIPSVDLIAKISPAKIIKIMKDPVKSAKAVKLVYTNDSEIDGILRKKRGKNFFYFLGDERIKDKEELQRIKKLAIPPAWEDVWICALQNGHLQATGIDAKRRKQYRYHPVWNALRNHTKFYRMLQFGETLPVIRLQLEKDLSRRNLDKKKVLALVVSLMERTNIRIGNNIYEKLYGSFGLTTLKDKHVDITGQKIKFSFKGKKGIYHDIDLKNRKLAKAVKNCRDIPGKELFQYYDEDGKRHAIESGMVNEYIKEISGEDFTAKDFRTWSGTVNALIAFREIDAATDPEEKLTQKSKIKQAIELVACELGNTSTVCRKYYIHPLMINLYENNSITKYLEELDDLEVDDGKSGLTKEELIVMKILKTEKPTI
- a CDS encoding M20/M25/M40 family metallo-hydrolase; amino-acid sequence: MKNYAKLLMVSTVFAISLNAQTKDQMVQSIMDETYKNSQLETLAYELMDGIGPRLVGSPKMQQAHEWAVKRFENWGIAAKNEKWGDWKSWERGTSTIEMVYPYVQSIEGMQLAFSPATSTKGLTADVVMLPIFKNKEEFNQWLPKVKGKLVMVSQYQPSGRPDYNWKEYATPESFEKMKKESAEAAEEWRKSIATTGETSRTLNAKLENAGAAGILSSYWSRGFGVNKIFAAGTKKIPVFDVSLEAYGQLYRMIQHATTPKLKVNAQSKDKGSAPTFNTVAEIKGSEKPNEYVILSAHLDSWDGGTGATDNGTGTITMMEVARILKKYYPNPKRTIIVGLWGSEEQGLNGSRAYVSAHKDQMPNVQAVFNQDNGTGRIANISGQGFLNSYDYMGRWLRAVPKELTKDIETSYPGFPSGGGSDHSSFVSAGVPAFSMSSLSWSYGNYTWHTNRDTYDKIVFDDVKSNVATIAILTYMASEDPEKASAEKIKLPLDRNGEPMKWPEVKEPTRNGGFD
- a CDS encoding phosphatidate cytidylyltransferase; translated protein: MKKFTFLTLAIFALFTLTGCDAIGTIFKAGMWWAFFLIGAVIAVIIWLFTRGKN
- a CDS encoding PH domain-containing protein, translating into MQEFKTAKMDGKTKTITIILIIFLIFFPISSFFFQPPKPTISILSIIIMYGGIIVAYGFIPKRIALSEDQILIKNLYGSILIDINNVTEVQAFRNRSLNFRTFGVGGLFGYFGLFNGTDTWYVTNTQKQVKITLNKGKNYMISPENPDEFISSLLKLRDKEAN
- a CDS encoding M1 family metallopeptidase, which codes for MAFLGCPRFCRSAVFSAVFLMLSSLLFAQELYIPRNIVEAYNNKTRSLDGKPGANYWQNGGDYSINFHIDTNKKIVSGNETIQYRNNAPDVLKTMVLRFVNNVHKPTSPRAAKVSPEFLSEGLLIKSLSINGDKYDINSKFWETFYELKLKNPLLAKSTNIIKIEWEFPLSKESGREGQIDDKTFFCAYAYPRISVYDDYNGWDKLPHNGRQEFYNDFNNYEVSITAPKNFIVYATGIFQNPEEVLQPKILEKFKFSLTSDQVVHVATKDEVNNNKVTQQKPFNTWKFTAQNISDFTFGLSSSYSWDASSILLPTKRVSTQAAYNAGTADFEKYVEWENYSIHWFSTHWPGIEYPFPTMTAFQGYADMEYAMMVNDTAIPDNFADSRQTVDHEIAHTYFPFMMGTNETRYAFMDEGWVTAFEYLIGEAENGKAFNDKMFTDFRVKRYTSDTSAEEDQPIISMSSQLSGMGYGSNAYIKPALAYLALKDLLGDEVFKKSLHYYMNSWKGKHPTPWDFFYSMNFGSGQNLNWFWNNWFFSNHYLDLKISSAEISDDDINLSLQNVGGFAIPSDLKITYEDGSFDTKHLSPEIWKNGPFYQTKFEISTKVKSIKIDGGIFMDYTPADNVINY
- a CDS encoding DUF6526 family protein; the protein is MQNQNYKNHRKFYPPHHFIFLPILGFLFILGIRKILTDESNELIWTLFSVIIFLFIYLTLMLRQHYALGNQDRIIRLEFKQRYFEIFGKRSDDVENKLSFGQIAALRFAYDDEFSILLEKALTENISGDEIKKSITNWRPDHQRV